A window of Thermosipho affectus contains these coding sequences:
- a CDS encoding proton-conducting transporter transmembrane domain-containing protein, with translation MPFLIPISSISLLFERFDIVLSGYGGVHLIFDSNSFYFLLTNISCSIIVSYFLYQNGNEHVYFFFSLLHTILNLLFISNDLFNIYVILETSTLLITLLILSSEKFEQKITAIKYIFASSLAMSFYLIGIGMHYYSTGSFDISNVDGLSGYLMKFSLLAKGGFFLFGLWLPEVHSNSEPEISAMLSSVYTQSVLFPLLRIGLDDLFLFGIMAFFYGVFFAIISKDFKKVLAYSSMSQLGIMILNPLFTPVYVLYHGISKSILFLSTRYVKRDLSEKREVPVFLFLALLISLLSISGFSFTALGYVKSKLFVENFKYFKYIVSFLSAVYAGKVLKLRVVFSKRHILLFLFSIFLIYPYFNVISSLFVVLGLIFGYFLKIYFDFSITTESILTFMVFSISFFTLLGGRLW, from the coding sequence TTGCCTTTTTTGATACCTATTTCTTCTATTTCCCTACTTTTTGAAAGATTTGATATTGTACTTTCTGGGTACGGGGGAGTACATTTAATTTTTGATTCAAATTCATTTTATTTTTTGCTTACCAATATCTCTTGTAGTATTATTGTGTCTTATTTTCTCTACCAAAATGGCAATGAGCATGTGTATTTTTTCTTTTCGCTCTTGCATACAATTTTAAATTTACTCTTTATCTCAAATGACCTGTTTAACATATACGTTATACTTGAAACTTCAACTTTGTTAATTACATTACTTATTCTTTCAAGTGAAAAATTTGAGCAGAAGATAACGGCTATTAAATACATCTTTGCAAGTTCACTTGCGATGAGTTTTTATTTAATAGGAATAGGGATGCACTATTATTCAACTGGAAGTTTTGATATTTCAAATGTAGATGGACTTTCCGGGTACTTGATGAAATTTTCACTTCTTGCAAAGGGTGGTTTTTTTCTATTTGGGCTTTGGCTTCCAGAAGTACATTCAAATTCAGAGCCTGAAATTTCCGCAATGCTTTCAAGCGTGTATACACAATCGGTATTATTTCCACTTTTGAGAATAGGCTTAGATGACCTTTTTTTATTTGGAATAATGGCTTTTTTTTACGGAGTGTTTTTTGCCATTATTTCAAAAGATTTTAAAAAAGTTCTTGCTTACAGTTCAATGTCTCAGCTGGGAATAATGATTCTAAATCCTCTTTTTACACCTGTTTATGTGCTTTATCATGGTATATCAAAGAGTATTTTGTTTTTGAGTACAAGGTATGTTAAAAGAGATTTATCCGAAAAAAGGGAAGTTCCCGTTTTCTTGTTTTTGGCTTTATTAATTTCTTTATTATCTATCTCTGGTTTTTCATTTACCGCTTTAGGATATGTTAAATCAAAACTTTTTGTGGAAAATTTTAAATATTTTAAATATATTGTAAGTTTTCTTAGCGCTGTTTATGCGGGGAAAGTTTTAAAGCTAAGGGTTGTATTCTCAAAAAGGCATATACTTTTGTTTTTATTTTCGATTTTTTTGATTTATCCATATTTTAACGTTATTTCATCTCTATTTGTAGTTTTAGGGTTGATATTTGGGTATTTTTTAAAGATTTATTTTGATTTTTCCATTACCACTGAATCCATTTTAACGTTTATGGTATTTTCAATTTCATTTTTTACTTTGCTTGGAGGAAGGTTATGGTAG
- a CDS encoding 6-phosphofructokinase, which yields MKVLYAQSGGVTSVINASAYGVLDEAQKAGLEVYVGIHGISGVLRENLLKINGKDIEGLKYTPSAAFGSCRRKLKTQKDINKLFEIFEKYEIEYFFYNGGNDSMDTAWKLYTEAKKRNIPLKVIGVPKTVDNDLPHTDHCPGYGSAAKYIATAIMEATLDLRSMYVDSTRVFVMEIMGRHAGWLSAAAGLGWLNGIGADLILFPEVPFNKEKFLERVDESIRRKGYCSIAVSEGIKYPDGFFVADMGYTDSFGNRQLGGVGFTIAGMIRSELSLKTHVAIPDYLQRSGRHIASKTDVDEAEAVGRQAVKLALDGVSGVMVTINRVSNSPYKVEYGTVELNKVAEVTKYLPDDFHTDFEVTEEYIEYAKPLIEGELFPKFKDGLPVYTIFKEVEE from the coding sequence ATGAAGGTCTTATACGCACAATCAGGTGGGGTAACAAGTGTAATCAACGCGTCCGCATATGGGGTATTGGACGAGGCACAAAAAGCAGGGCTTGAAGTATATGTGGGAATACATGGTATATCAGGTGTTTTAAGAGAAAATCTATTAAAAATTAATGGAAAAGATATAGAAGGGTTAAAATACACACCTTCTGCGGCTTTTGGTTCATGTAGAAGAAAGTTAAAAACACAAAAAGATATAAATAAACTCTTTGAAATATTTGAAAAGTATGAAATAGAATATTTCTTTTATAACGGTGGTAATGATTCAATGGACACTGCATGGAAGTTGTATACGGAGGCAAAAAAGAGAAATATACCATTAAAGGTCATTGGTGTGCCAAAAACAGTAGACAATGATTTACCGCATACGGATCATTGTCCAGGATATGGTTCTGCGGCAAAGTATATAGCTACTGCCATTATGGAAGCTACACTTGATTTGAGGAGTATGTATGTGGATTCAACTAGGGTATTTGTAATGGAAATTATGGGTAGACACGCAGGGTGGCTTTCTGCTGCGGCAGGGCTTGGGTGGTTAAACGGTATAGGTGCAGATTTAATATTATTTCCTGAAGTGCCATTTAACAAGGAAAAGTTTTTGGAGAGGGTAGATGAGAGTATTAGAAGAAAAGGATATTGTTCAATAGCCGTTTCAGAGGGAATTAAGTATCCAGATGGTTTTTTTGTAGCGGATATGGGTTATACAGATAGTTTTGGTAATAGACAATTAGGTGGTGTGGGGTTTACAATTGCAGGGATGATAAGGTCAGAACTTTCACTTAAGACGCATGTTGCAATACCAGATTATCTACAAAGAAGTGGTAGACACATTGCAAGTAAAACCGATGTAGATGAAGCAGAAGCAGTTGGAAGACAAGCTGTAAAACTTGCACTTGATGGAGTATCCGGGGTTATGGTTACAATAAACAGGGTGAGTAATTCACCGTATAAAGTAGAATATGGTACAGTGGAATTAAATAAAGTTGCAGAGGTAACAAAATATCTTCCCGACGACTTTCACACGGATTTTGAAGTGACTGAAGAGTATATAGAATATGCAAAACCATTAATTGAAGGTGAATTGTTCCCAAAATTTAAGGATGGCCTGCCAGTTTATACCATTTTTAAGGAGGTAGAAGAGTAA
- a CDS encoding sodium:proton antiporter, which produces MVDFIAPFLIIFLSIYGLLFKKHIISKIIALDVLNTGIVFLFVVIASKIGNAPPLKGSGNYVDPFPQAVIITSIVIGFATISLLLSITMIVVEKKRKKDLNEIEKE; this is translated from the coding sequence ATGGTAGATTTTATAGCACCATTTTTGATCATATTTTTATCAATTTATGGTCTTTTGTTCAAAAAGCATATAATTTCAAAAATAATAGCGCTTGATGTGTTAAATACGGGAATTGTTTTCTTGTTTGTAGTTATTGCGTCAAAAATTGGAAATGCGCCTCCTTTAAAGGGAAGTGGAAATTACGTAGATCCATTTCCACAAGCGGTTATAATAACATCTATAGTTATTGGGTTTGCCACAATTTCACTGCTTCTTTCAATTACCATGATTGTTGTGGAGAAGAAAAGAAAAAAGGATTTAAATGAAATTGAAAAAGAGTAA
- a CDS encoding iron-containing alcohol dehydrogenase — MNNFVFYNPTKLVFGKNTVEKIGEYLKKDKIKKVLFLAGGGSIKKNGVYEKVARALFESSIEKVEVLGVRPNPVLSKVKEALEVARREKVDAILAVGGGSVIDSAKAVAAGVNYDGDVWDFYSGKTRVKEAIPLYTILTLSATGTEMNGNSVVTNEETLEKFSFSSIHVYPKVSIVDPEVQYTLPPNQTVNGAVDAISHVMEYYFDGTRNTQLIDRVDEGIIKTLVETTEILLENPKDYEARANFALSTTLALNGISGMGHSGGDWSSHAIEHALSALNPEVAHGAGLAVVFPAWLTYVKDLISDKLVRFGMEIFGREDGISALKRWYKKIGAPTTLRELGFEREDIDKLVNIASKMTPMGRLKKLMKEDVRKILEIAF, encoded by the coding sequence ATGAACAATTTTGTGTTTTATAATCCAACAAAACTTGTTTTTGGAAAAAATACTGTTGAAAAAATAGGTGAGTATTTAAAGAAAGATAAAATAAAAAAGGTGTTGTTTTTAGCAGGGGGAGGATCTATAAAGAAAAATGGAGTATATGAAAAAGTTGCAAGGGCTTTATTTGAAAGTTCTATCGAAAAAGTAGAAGTTTTGGGAGTTAGACCTAATCCTGTATTGTCCAAGGTAAAAGAAGCATTAGAGGTGGCAAGAAGGGAAAAGGTAGATGCCATTCTTGCAGTTGGTGGAGGTAGTGTGATTGATAGTGCAAAGGCAGTTGCAGCCGGTGTAAATTATGATGGAGATGTATGGGATTTTTACTCTGGAAAGACCAGGGTAAAAGAAGCAATACCGTTGTATACAATACTCACCCTTTCTGCTACAGGAACTGAAATGAACGGGAATAGTGTTGTAACTAACGAAGAAACACTTGAAAAATTTTCATTTAGTTCTATACATGTTTATCCAAAGGTATCAATAGTTGATCCAGAGGTACAATACACACTTCCACCTAATCAAACGGTAAATGGTGCAGTAGATGCTATAAGTCATGTTATGGAATACTACTTTGATGGTACGAGAAACACACAGTTGATAGATAGAGTAGATGAAGGGATTATAAAAACATTAGTTGAAACTACTGAAATTTTACTTGAAAATCCAAAAGACTATGAAGCGCGTGCTAATTTTGCACTTTCAACTACTTTAGCACTAAATGGTATATCTGGTATGGGACATAGTGGTGGAGATTGGTCATCACATGCTATAGAGCATGCTTTAAGTGCACTTAACCCAGAGGTTGCACATGGTGCAGGTCTTGCAGTGGTCTTTCCCGCATGGCTTACTTACGTTAAGGATTTGATTTCGGATAAACTGGTGAGGTTTGGAATGGAAATATTTGGAAGAGAAGACGGTATTAGCGCACTTAAGAGATGGTACAAAAAAATTGGTGCTCCCACTACCTTGAGAGAGTTAGGATTTGAAAGAGAAGATATAGATAAGTTGGTGAATATAGCATCAAAGATGACACCTATGGGAAGGTTAAAAAAATTGATGAAAGAAGATGTAAGGAAGATATTGGAAATTGCATTCTAG
- the era gene encoding GTPase Era produces the protein MRSGFVALAGKPNVGKSSIVNAVVGKKVLIVSDKPQTTRNRINVIHTTSDYQVIFVDTPGIHKPLYRLGEYMVKAAVSALKGVDLVLTVVDAKQGIRKPEEFVFDYVNQSNTKTIGVINKIDLVDGERIKSLEKKMEDGLKNCISIIKTSAVTGEGIKELLDLIVDNLPEGPQYYPEDMVTDRPLSFMASEIVREKIFHLTYEEVPHSVAVIVEEIKERENGVLYIRANIYVDRKSQKGIIIGNKGNMIKKIGQNARQEIEYLVGNKVFLDLHVKVKEKWRDKDFIILNEIGMKDDLRG, from the coding sequence ATGAGATCGGGATTTGTTGCACTTGCTGGAAAGCCTAATGTAGGTAAATCTTCTATTGTAAACGCCGTTGTGGGTAAAAAAGTACTCATAGTTTCAGACAAGCCACAGACTACGAGAAATAGGATAAATGTGATCCATACAACAAGTGATTATCAAGTAATATTTGTGGATACACCTGGTATCCACAAACCTTTGTACAGATTGGGTGAATACATGGTTAAGGCTGCAGTAAGTGCACTTAAAGGTGTTGACCTTGTTTTAACCGTTGTTGATGCTAAACAGGGAATAAGAAAGCCAGAAGAATTTGTTTTTGATTATGTAAATCAGTCTAATACAAAGACTATTGGGGTTATAAATAAGATAGATCTTGTAGATGGTGAAAGGATAAAATCGTTGGAAAAAAAGATGGAAGATGGATTAAAAAATTGTATTTCTATTATAAAGACTTCCGCTGTCACAGGTGAGGGAATAAAAGAACTTTTAGATTTAATAGTGGATAATCTACCAGAAGGACCTCAATATTACCCAGAAGATATGGTAACGGATAGGCCCCTTTCATTTATGGCTTCCGAGATTGTTAGGGAAAAAATTTTTCATTTGACGTACGAAGAAGTACCACATTCCGTTGCGGTTATTGTCGAAGAAATTAAGGAAAGGGAAAATGGGGTTTTGTACATTAGGGCGAATATTTATGTTGATAGGAAAAGTCAGAAGGGAATTATCATAGGAAACAAGGGGAATATGATAAAGAAAATAGGTCAAAATGCACGGCAAGAGATAGAGTATTTAGTGGGTAATAAGGTATTTCTTGATTTGCATGTGAAGGTAAAAGAAAAATGGAGAGATAAAGATTTTATTATCTTAAACGAGATAGGAATGAAAGATGATTTAAGGGGGTGA